The DNA region TTACTGCACCTGTTTCCTGAGGAACCTTCCCACAGCTGGAGAATCCAGCTCCATGTCCCATTTGCCAGCCAAAGCTTGGGAACAGACCCAGTCTGAAAGGAAAGAGGGTGGGAAGCAcccaggggtctgcagggcCCCGTGGGGGCGTTcacaagcacacacagagctttgGGTGCCTCAGAtttaaaacagatttatttATAAACAGATTTATTTATAAACAGATTTTATACGTTCATCCCTCCCTGCAGTTTTGACTGTTGACTTTCCAGCCGTCTCTCCTCGCCTTCTGAAgctgtttgggctttttttttttttcccctttaaccTTGAAAATTAACCTAAAACACAGGGTGCTGTACACATGACTTGCTGAAATAAATTGCATCCTTAATTATGAACACCCTGGGCTGCGCTGTGCTCCAGGCCACGCTGCCCCAGCGGACACCCCCCTCCTGATGAGTGCTTATTGAACACGGGAACAACAATCAACACTAATTAAATACTCAGCTGTGGAGAGGAGACAATGTTTATCAAAAAATGCAAGAGGAGGGGAGCTCATCCTCTGTTTGCCATAATTAGTCAGCGACGCTCCCCAGGCGCTCTCGGAAATCGAACTCGGGTTTGTTCACATCTGCTTGGCACAGGCACACAAAGGCCAGTCTGGCCCTGTCCCCGAGTGTCCCCCACCCCCAGAGTGACACCCCACCCTCCTCTGGGACAttccagggcagccaggccctgctggctgcaggggaTGTCCatggggtccctgtccccaaaccctcgggcacaggagctgctggggctcagagaggggggaaaggggagggcACAAGGTGCCCACACAGTGCCTTGCACCCCATCAAACCCAGCCCCTCAGCAGGAGCATCATCTGAATGCAAATTGGTATCTTTTTAATGCTTTCCTGGAATTCTGCAATGGTTttcagctggggaaggggcaggacagggcccttcctttccctctgttcctttccttctgtctcacgtCATTCCCAGCTCAAGGATCTACCCAGCAGCAGAGGACAGGAGTTAAAATTCCCCTGAAGGAGGGGAATCAGGAGGTTACTGAGGATGGGGTTGGAATGCTGGATGGagcctgggacagctccagATAGGCAAACACCAGTTCCAGCTTGTCCAGGAATGGAGAACAGGAAGAAAACCCCTCTCTATCCCACTCCATGTTCCAACATCCATCCAAGCACTGCTGAAGGTCCCTGTCCTGTCCATCCACACCCACATTCCcattctgtgtgctgctggggggACACACCAGCCTGGTGTTGAAACCTTCATtattctttcagtgaaaaatttcttcctaatatccaacctgtacCTTCCCTAGCTTGGGACTGTGTCCCCTCCTGGAATTAAACCAGGCTGCCTCCCCAGGAGCCAGAGGAGGACTGGAAGCCTCTGctgagggtggctgggcaggggTGACACCAGGACAGGGCcacagcagaagctgctgctccttcccagcccagctgtggccTCGGCACTCCAGGTTAAACAACCAGGCTCAGAAAtcacagcactgcccttgccCTCCCATCTACCCTAAATACCTACAGCATTTCTGGTAGCAAACAATCTCCAAGACTCATTtcttggagcagcagcagatggtcAAGAGCATTTCCTGAAATTGAATATTGTAATGAATTTAGGATCGAGAAAATTTACATAATAATCTGGTTTAGATTCTGATAGTGAAGAAACCTACATAGAAACTGCTTCTTTTCAGCTATTTGAATTAAAGTATAAATCTCCAAGTATTTTAATTATAAACAAACTTCTTGGTCTTCCGCATCCTTGGAAGAAATTGAAAAATTAACTACCCAGGGAGGCTGAAGGCCACACATCAGGTTCAGCTCAGGTTTGCCTTTCATGacccaggggctggaggggggtGTTTGGGAGCCTGGTGTGCCAGAGGGGACTCACATTTGGCTGATCCTGCTGATCCCTCCTCAAACTGCACCAGCCCAGACTGGGAACCTtggagctgctcagggaagtcaaaaacccagggctgggggctctgggtgtgcccccacagcctgggatgggatggagacatggggatggggatatgggaatgggattggggatATGGGAAGGGGGGatatggggatttggggacatggggatggggatATGGGGATGGGATGATGGCTCCCATGGGAATCAGCCATTCCCAGATCCCAGTGAAGGATCCAGGATGCCCCAAGTTGGGTGCACACACCCCACTCCCCCCCTGCTCAGTGCCACAAGGCACAGGGTGAGGCTGGGAATTCCCTTTCGGGGCCATCTCCTCCccacccctggcacagccccgtgCCAATCCCACTGCCAGGACgccagcactggcacagccagggctccctCCATCCTCACCCTCCCTCTGGACCACAGATTTCCCCTTCCCAGCCTCGTGCCAGGAAACGCAGAGGGCCCTTTCTTCTtagaaaagcaaatatttagTCTAGATAAAACCCCCCCGAGCGTTTTCCCCAGGTAATACTGGTAACTAAAATAATCACATTCACTTTGCTggtttaattttatatttccatTCCTACCTTATCTTTTTTCTGCAAGCATCATTAAACCACACCATAACAAAAATACATGAACTGTTATTCTTTCCAGAGAAGCCATAAACCACCTCAAAGCTTTTCAAGTTTATTCTTATCTCGTACATCTTCctctggttgggtttttttttccccttcatgcATTTCAGAAAGGTAGTTTTCCCTAATGTTAAGAATAGTTGCATTGAAAATGAGATGCTGCCTCTGAAAAGCCCCTCTGGAGGATTAAATAAGTAAAATAGAGCCAGAAAATAAACTGGAAcctcattaaaataattttgcaagGAGAAATCCTACCCTACAATAGCTTTTCAATATCACTTAGAAAATTCTTCAAGTCATATATATATGTTCTTAATTCAGGACCTTCCATTAAAAAAGACATTACAGAGGGAAGTGAAAGGCCATTTAGCACCCTTGTTTatataaaaatgcatattaGGCAGGGATGCAATCTCCAGCAGAAGGTTGGGATGCAGCTGGAAtgagctgtgcctgcctggGAGGTGCTAAtgagggctggcagagctgggaggcagcgcCAGCGCCTCCTTATCCTGCCAGGGAATTCAGCCACTCCTGCATTTCCCTTTGCCTTACCTGTTCCCACCTCCCggcctccctgggctgccaggTGAGTTTGTGGCACCAACCTGCTCCATGCTCAGCAGGCAGCAATGAGGCTCTGCCAGAGCTTGGAGCAGGGATAAAAACTGCTcaattcaccccaaaatgctgtcctgggatggagctggggtgCCAGGAAGGATCCCTAGGGAAAAGGGTGACTCTCAGTCCCAAACCTTGCCGTAAGTGTGCTCTGCCTGGGGGACAGCGTGCACCCAGGGGATGGGCACATCACTGCTCAGCTCCTAAACCAGCCAGGTTTAGCGTCCCATCAATTCCCAGCACTTTGTTACAGTTTCAAAGGGTAAAACTCCTGATCAGGGGTGAAGCAatcactgctgctctgctgaaagAAGTGCCAAGGAGCCATCCCTGACCTGGCAGGGAAAAATTTCTGAGGAAGCTCCTTCAAGGGAGACCCCAGGGCTCTCCAGATCAGAGTCAAGGTTAAATCATGGAAATTGCCCAGCTGGGAACAGTTTTGGATGTCCTGCTTAACAAGGAGGTAAAATAGAGGTGGCCCACAGAGGTATCCCCAGTGTACTCAGAAATATTTAATCTCCAAAAACCTTCAtgtaatgaaaacagaaaaggtTATCATCTTGTGTTAATATGCGTTTTGTGTTGTATTGCTCTGTAATGCAGGGTGAGCACAGGGTGAGCACAGGGTGAGCTCTCTCCTCCTTGCTGTGacccctgggctggcagggatgaCACCGTGACGTCGGCCAGCCTGTGCCATCCCCTGGCACTGACGCGTGGGATGAAATTCCTTTcactaggatttttctcctgagaagccccAGAACAGAAATGGAACCAATAACAatctgctggctgtggagtGTGGGCTGGAGATGGTTCAGCAAATGGGGCAGCTTGGATTGGTTTCCTGTGCATTGTTTCTACGTGATGACCAATCATGGTCCAGCTCTGTAGGGGCTGTGATCAGCCccaggtttttattattcattcctttccagCTATCTGATGTCTCCTTgctcttttagtatagttctaatatctcattttcttttaatataatagagATCATAACATAATAAATCAACCGTCTGAAAAGtgaagtcaagattctcatctcttccattgccctggggaccctcaaacaccaccacaagCAGCAGCTTGAGCtggtctgggcagcaccaaataaaataaaataaaaagctttaaataaagaaaaataaaaaataaaaatgaaatttaaaaaaactaaaaaattttaaaaatacactgaatttaaaacaaattgaaaaacaaaatgaaaaccatTAAGTGCGGTAAAGTGAAGCGCCATAAATTGCCATAAAAGATCCATAAAACAAATTATCATAAAGTGCAACTGACGCTAAAGGCGCCACAAAGCgcaactgtcgtaaaaggggccgtaaagcgcgactgtcgcaaaactgccgtaaagcagCACTGttgtaaaaggtgccgtaaagcgcaactgtcgtaaaaggggccgtaaagcgcgacggtcgtaaaatcggccgtaaagcagcactgtcgtaaaaggggccgtaaagcgcgactgtcgtaaaaggggccgaaAAGctcgactgtcgtaaaagcggccgtaaagcgcgactgtcgtaaaactgccgtaaagcgcgactgtcgtaaaaggggccgtaaagcgcaactgtcgtaaaactgccgtaaagcagCACTGTCGTAAagacggccgtaaagcgcgactgtcgtaaaagcggccgtaaagcgcgactgtcgtaaaactgccgtaaagtagcactgtcgtaaaaggtgccgtaaagcgcaactgtcgtaaaaggggccgtaaagcgcgacggtcgtaaaatcggccgtaaagcagcactgtcgtaaaaggggccgtaaagcgcgactgtcgtaaaactgccgtaaagtagcactgtcgtaaaagcggccgtaaagcgcgactgtcgtaaaagcggccgtaaagcgcgactgtcgtaaaagcggccgtaaagcgcgactgtcgtaaaaggggccgtaaagcgcgactgtcgtaaaactgccgtaaagcgcgactgtcgtaaaaaggtgccgtaaagcgcgactgtcgtaaaactgccgtaaagcgcgactgtcgtaaaatcggccgtaaagcgcgactgtcgtaaaactgccgtaaagcgcgactgtcgtaaaaggtgccgtaaagcgcgactgtcgtaaaagcggccgtaaagcgcgactgtcgtaaaactgccgtaaagcagcactgtcgtaaaaggtgccgtaaagcgcgactgtcgtaaaaggggccgtaaagcgcgactgtcgtaaaactgccgtaaagcgcgactgtcgtaaaaaggtgccgtaaagcgcgactgtcgtaaaactgccgtaaagcagcactgtcgtaaaaggtgccgtaaagcgcgactgtcgtaaaaggggccgtaaagcgcgactgtcgtaaaaagggccgtaaagcgcgactgtcgtaaaactgccgtaaagcagcactgtcgtaaaaggggccgaaAAGctcgactgtcgtaaaaggggccgtaaagcgcgactgtcgtaaaatcggccgtaaagcgcgaccgtcgtaaaatcggccgtaaagcagcactgtcgtaaaagcggccgtaaagcgcgactgtcgtaaaactgccgtaaagcagcactgtcgtaaaagcggcagtaaagcgcgactgtcgtaaaaggggccgtaaagcgcgactgtcgtaaaactgccgtaaagcagcactgtcgtaaaagcggcagtaaagcgcgactgtcgtaaaaggggccgtaaagcagcactgtcgtaaaactgccgtaaagcgcgactgtcgtaaaaggggccgtaaagcgcgactgtcgtaaaaggtgccgtaaagcgcgactgtcgtaaaatcggccgtaaagcgcgactgtcgtaaaactgccgtaaagcagcactgtcgtaaaaggtgccgtaaagcagcactgtcgtaaaaggggccgtaaagcgcgactgtcgtaaaactgccgtaaagcagcactgtcgtaaaaggggccgtaaagcgcgactgtcgtaaaactgccgtaaagcagcactgtcgtaaaaggggccgtaaagcgcgactgtcgtaaaaggggccgtaaagcgcaactgtcgtaaaaggggccgtaaagcgcgactgtcgtaaaagcggccgtaaagcagcactgtcgtaaaaggtgccgtaaagcgcgactgtcgtaaaactgccgtaaagcagCACTGTCCTAAAGGGGGCCGAAAAGctcgactgtcgtaaaagcggccgtaaagcgcgactgtcgtaaaaggggccgtaaagcgcgactgtcgtaaagcTGCCGTAAAGCAgcactgtcgtaaaaggggccgtaaagcgcgactgtcgtaaaaggggccgtaaagcgcgactgtcgtaaaatcggccgtaaagcagcactgtcgtaaaactgccgtaaagcgcgactgtcgtaaaagggggcgtaaagcgcgactgtcgtaaaactgccgtaaagcgcgactgtcgtaagtGGTGCCATAAAGCGTGAGTTTTCTCCCATCTTTTCCAGAGACTTTTGGACACAGTTTTTGTTAAACATTTTAACAGCATCTTCCGCCAGGCCGTGGCTGCCGTGGAGCCGGTCGCAGCCTacagggcactgctggagcaGTTTCCTGCACCGGGGGTGCCCCCAGCAGCCGCCCCGCCCAGCTCCGCCCCTGCTGCGGCCCCGCCCCTTGCTGCCGCGAGTCCACAGCGGGCCACGCCCCCACCTCCTTGTTGGACCCCAGGGCTCCGGTACCCGCGGTCCCGCTCACCTTGGCCGCACCGTCCCCGCCCTCGCGGTCTCAACCTCCGTCCCCCCGGCTCCTCCCACCGCTTCGCCATCCTTGCTTTTGCCATCCCGTTGGTCCCTGCTGTCCCGGCTACCGCGGGCCCCGCCCCCAACCCCGCCCACTTGGATCACCACGGCTccgcccccccctcccccccccgcgAGTGCGGCCGCTCCTGCCGTCCCCCCAAAGCCGCCCTCGCCCCCTTTGCCGGCACAGCGGGGCCGGTGCTGGCCGAGTGCCGTCGCTGCCGCGTCTCTGCAGTCCCGGGCGGCTCCGCGGTGCCGAGCGCGCCTGGCGCGGCCGCGCTGCGTCCCCAGCGCCCCCTGTGCACACTCACGCCCCCACCCCCGGCGTTCAAGCGCCCGCAGTGCACCCCGAGCCGCCCCCGGGCTCCGCGGCAGGGCAGACACCCATGGTTAACCCTGTCTCCGCCGCCGTGTCGGCGCAATCCCCCGCTCCCGGCACGGCACCGCTTGCGTTGGGACGGGAGcgccccagcctgcccagcccctcccgTGCCGGCGGCGCGGCGTCCGCACCggtggctgcagcccctcccGTGCCGGCGCCGCTCCAGCCGAGCCTCCCGTGCCTGCCGCCCCTGCCCGCCGGGCCGGCAGCCACCCCAGCCCGCAGCGGCCGCacgccgcgctcccgccgccgaCCAGCCCACCG from Zonotrichia albicollis isolate bZonAlb1 chromosome 22, bZonAlb1.hap1, whole genome shotgun sequence includes:
- the LOC141731434 gene encoding uncharacterized protein LOC141731434, which translates into the protein MAKRWEEPGGRRLRPRGRGRCGQGERDRGYRSPGVQQGGGGVARCGLAADSAALRQFYDSRALRHLLRQCCFTAAFTTVALYGPFYDSCALRPLLRQSRFTAPFTTVLLYGSFTTVALYGPFYDSAALRQFYDSRALRPLLRQCCFTAPFTTVLLYGSFTTVALYGRFYDSRALRHLLRQSRFTAPFTTVALYGSFTTVLLYGPFYDSRALLPLLRQCCFTAVLRQSRFTAPFTTVALYCRFYDSAALRQFYDSRALRPLLRQCCFTADFTTVALYGRFYDSRALRPLLRQSSFSAPFTTVLLYGSFTTVALYGPFYDSRALRPLLRQSRFTAPFTTVLLYGSFTTVALYGTFYDSAALRQFYDSRALRPLLRQSRFTAPFTTVALYGSFTTVALYGRFYDSRALRQFYDSRALRHLFTTVALYGSFTTVALYGPFYDSRALRPLLRQSRFTAAFTTVALYGRFYDSATLRQFYDSRALRPLLRQCCFTADFTTVALYGPFYDSCALRHLLRQCYFTAVLRQSRFTAAFTTVALYGRLYDSAALRQFYDSCALRPLLRQSRFTAVLRQSRFTAAFTTVELFGPFYDSRALRPLLRQCCFTADFTTVALYGPFYDSCALRHLLQQCCFTAVLRQSRFTAPFTTVALCGAFSVSCTL